In Parasteatoda tepidariorum isolate YZ-2023 chromosome 2, CAS_Ptep_4.0, whole genome shotgun sequence, one DNA window encodes the following:
- the LOC107455757 gene encoding adult-specific rigid cuticular protein 15.7-like, with protein MLSQCVLLLAFCGMSLAHLGYMGESHYPVYEHHAPKPYKFGYSIKDKHGEQHREESGTGGHVTGSYGFTDARGIKRQVNYIADKAGFRAKVKTNEPGTANQNPAAVQLISDAPYTGGEGYLGVPAAAAGYGLGGLGYGYGGLGAGYGGLGYDGAYGGYGNLGYGGAYGGYGGYGLGILGGLGYARYGY; from the exons tGCGTTCTCCTTCTCGCTTTCTGCGGCATGTCTCTAGCCCACTTGGGTTAC atGGGCGAAAGTCACTATCCAGTCTATGAACACCATGCTCCCAAGCCTTACAAATTCGGATACAGCATCAAGGATAAACATGGTGAACAACACAGAGAAGAATCTGGAACCGGAGGACACGTAACTGGTAGCTATGGATTCACTGATGCCCGAGGTATCAAAAGACAAGTGAACTACATCGCTGACAAAGCCGGATTCAGAGCCAAGGTCAAGACCAACGAACCAGGCACCGCCAATCAAAACCCAGCAGCTGTACAACTTATCTCTGATGCCCCTTACACCGGTGGTGAAGGATATTTGGGTGTCCCAGCAGCAGCAGCTGGTTACGGTCTTGGTGGTCTAGGTTACGGATATGGAGGTCTTGGAGCAGGTTACGGTGGCCTCGGATATGATGGAGCTTATGGTGGATATGGAAATCTTGGATATGGAGGAGCTTATGGTGGATATGGTGGTTATGGTTTGGGCATCTTAGGAGGCTTGGGCTATGCCAGATAcggatattaa